The genomic interval CGAAGACCTTGCCGAGCGGCTGAAGCGCGGGCCGCTCCCCCTCGACGAGGGCCTCGCCGTCGCCCGGCAGATCGCCGAGGCGCTGGAGGCCGCACACGAAAAGGGGATCGTCCACCGCGACCTCAAGCCCGCGAACGTGAAGCTCACGCCCGATTGCAAGGTCAAGGTCCTCGACTTCGGCCTTGCCAAGGCGCTCGACCCGGCCCCGGCCTCCGGAAGTCCCCGGCAGTCGCCGACGCTCATGAACTCCCCCACGCTGACCGCGGCCGGGACCGCGCTGGGCGTCATTCTCGGCACGGCCGCTTACATGGCCCCCGAGCAGGCAAAGGGACAGGCCGTGGACCGCCGCGCCGACATCTGGGCCTTCGGCGTCGTCCTCTGGGAGTGCCTCTCCGGAAAGGCCCTCTTCGCGGCCGACTCCGTCGCCGAGACCATCGGAAACGTCATGACGCGCGAGCCGGACGCCGCACTCCTTCCGCGCGAGACTCCCGCCGCGGTGCGAGAGCTCCTCGGCCGCTGCCTCGTGCGCGACCCGCGCCACCGCCTTCAGGCGATCGGCGACGCGCGCATCGCGCTCGAGGAGCTCGCAGCCGGACCGAGACGCGAGGCCGTCGCCGGTCCGGCCGCGCCTCGCGGCGCGGTCTACGCGAGATACGCGCTCGGGGCCGCGATCGGCGCGTCGCTCGCGATCGGAGCGTTCGCCCTGGCCGGCCGGTTCCGAGCCGAGAGCCACGCCCCGGGTGCCGGGGCCGGCCGGGAGTCCCGCCGAACCGAGATCGTCGGCCTCTCCGTCGTCGACTTCTCGAGCGTCGCCATCTCCCCCGACGGTTCCGAGGTCGTCGGCTACGACGTCACGCCGTCCCAGTCCCGCCTGCTCCGGCGCTCGCTCGACAGCTTCGACATTCGGCCGATTCCGGGAACCGAGTCCGGCTACAACCCGTTCTTCTCGCCCGACGGTCAGTCGATCGGCTTCTTTGGCGACCAGAATCTCTGCGTCGTCCGCCTCGACGGTTCGGCCCGCCGGTCCCTTGCCGAGGCCGGGGGGTTCGCCGCCGGCAGCTGGGGACGCGACGGGTCGATCGTCTTCTCGAGCCAGCCGCCGGCCGGCGGAGCGGCCGCCGGCCTCTGGCGGGTTCCCAGCGCGGGAGGCGAGCCCGTCCGCTTGACCACCGTCGACGCGGCGCAGGGGGAACGCCAGCACGTCTACCCGCAGGTCCTTCCGGACGGGAGGAACGTCCTCTACAGCATCGTCGGCGAGGTCCAGAGCTCCGTCGCTCTCGTGCCGCTCGCGGGCGGCGCGTCGCGCCCCCTCCTCTCCAGCGCGACCCGCGCCCGCTACGTCCCCTCGGGACACCTCGTCTACTGGGACGAGTCGCGGGGCCGCCTGAGCGCGGTCCCCTTCGACCTCGATCGTCTCGCCGCCTCCGGGCGTCCTGCCGAACTGGGACTCGACCTCGCCACCACCGGGGACGCCATCGTGTCGTACGACGTCTCCGAAGAGGGCACCCTCGTCTATTCGCGCACCGGCCAGTTCGGGGACGACTTCACGGTCGAGCGGACGGATCGCAACGGGAGGGGGACGCCGCTGCTCGCGGAACGGGCCTCCTGGGCCCAGCCACGGGTCTCCCCGGACGGAAAGACCCTGCTCATCAGGCGCTCGGCGCAACCCGACTGCACCCTGTGGCGTCTCGACCTCGAGCGCGGGTCCCTCTCCCGGCTCGGTGTCGAGGGAGATGCCCACAACCCGCTCTGGATGCCTGACGGGGAGCGGATCCTCGTCAGCCTGACGGCCGCCATGGGCGTGGGAAGCCGGCAGGTCGTCGAGATGCGCGTGGACGGCGCCGGCTCGCCGACCCCTCTGCAGAAGACCGGCTTCGCGGCGAACGCCGAAGCCGTTTCGCCCGACGGGCGCTTCGTCGCCCTGACCCGCGACGGCCGGCGCGAGCGCAACGACATCTTCGTTCACGACCGCCAGAGCGGCGAGACGAAGCCCTTCCTCGACACCGGGTTCGACGAAGACCATCCGGCCATCTCGCCGGACGGGACGCTCATCGCCTACGCGGCCAACGACTCCGGACGCCGGGAGGTCTACGTCCGTCCTTTCGGCGCGCCGGGGGCGAAGTACGCGGTCTCCAACAGCGGCGGGACCGGCCCGGTCTGGTCACGCGACGGGCGCGAGCTGTTCTACGCCGAGGGGAGCAAGCTGATGAGCGTCGCCGTGGAACGTTCGCCCCGCTTCGCCGCGAGCGTTCCACGGCTGCTGTTCGAGAACGCCGACTTCGTCTGGGAGCGGGTGCGCAACTACGACGTCCTGTCCGACGGCAGCGGCTTCGTCTTCGTGCGCCGCGGCCAGGCGACACCCTCGACCCGTTCGCTGCGCGTCGTCTCCAACTGGTTCACCGAGCTCGAGCGGCTCGCGCCGAAAGGAGCCCGGCCGTGACGCTCGGCCTCGGTTCCCGCCTCGGCCCTTACGAGATCACCGCCCCCCTCGGCGAGGGCGGCATGGGGGTCGTCTACCGGGCGACCGACTCGAAGCTGAAGCGCGAGGTCGCGATCAAGGTCCTCCCCGAGGCGTTCGCCGCCGACGCCGAGCGCCTCGCCCGCTTCGAGCGCGAGGCGCAGCTCCTCGCCCAGCTCCAGCACCCCAACATCGCCTCGATCTACGGCCTCGAGGAGTCGAACGGCGTCCGCGCCCTCGTCATGGAGCTCGTCGAGGGCGAAGACCTCGCCGAGCGGCTGAAGCGCGGGCCGCTCCCCCTCGACGAGGCCCTGTCCGTCGCCCGGCAGATCGCCGAGGCCCTCGAGGCCGCGCACGAGAGGGGAATCGTTCACCGCGACCTCAAGCCCGCCAACGTCAAGGTCACGCCGGACGGCAAGGTCAAGGTCCTCGACTTCGGCCTCGCAAAGGCGATGGATCCGCCGCCGGGGTCCGCCTCCGCGGCCGACCTCGCCCGGTCGCCCACGCTCATGAACTCGCCGACGATGACTGCAGTGCGCGGCACGCAGGTCGGCGTCATCCTCGGCACCGCGGCCTACATGTCGCCCGAGCAGGCACGAGGCGGTGCGGTCGACAAGCGCGCCGACATCTGGGCCCTCGGCGTCGTCCTTCACGAGATGCTCACGGGCCGGTCGCTCTTCGCGGCCGACACGGTCAGCGACACGCTGGCCGGAGTCCTCAAGAACGAGATCGACTTTGCGGCCCTCCCCGCCGGCATCCCCGCCGCGCTCCGCCATCTCCTCCGCCGCTGCCTCGAGCGCAGCCTGAGAAACCGCCTGCACGATGTGGCCGACGCGAGGATCGTCCTCGACGACCTCCTGGCGGGCCGGGTGGAACCTGGAGAGGAGCCGGCCGGGAAGGCAGACGCGGCCGCCCAGCGAAGCAGGAGCTGGCCGTCCCCGTGGGCGGTGCTCGGCGCGGGCTTCGTTCTCGGCGTTCTCGGGGCCACGCTCCTCGGGCATACCGTTTTCGCGCCAGCACCGGTCGAACCGCCGACGCTGGTCTCCCTCACCTACAGCGGAAAGGACACCGGCCCTTCTGCGTCCCCCGACGGCAAGACGATCGCCTTCACGTCGTCGCGCGACGGCCGCTCGCGCATCTGGCTGAAGCAGCTCGCTACCGGCGAAGAGGTGGCGCTCACGGCGGGCCCGTCCGATTCGACGCCCCGGTTCTCGCCCGACGGGAGCACGCTGATCTTCTTGCGCGGGTCGGCGGCACCGTACGGGCTCTTTCGCGTCCCGACGGTCGGCGGTGAGCCACGCCGGATCGCCGACGGCCTCGCGAGCGAGCCGTCCTGGGCTCCCGACGGCCGTCGCATCGCAATCACCCGGGCCTCAGTCCCGTCCGGCGTTCCCGACACTCTCCTCACCGTGTCGGCCGACGGCGACGACGAGCGGAAGGTGACCCTGCTGACCGACGCCGTTCTCCTCGACGTGCGGTGGTCTCCCGACGGCCTTTCGATCGGCGCCTTGACGAACCTGCGCACGAACTTCGCGGCCCAGCAGTCGATCGTCGCGTTCGACGCCGCGAGCGGGAAACGCCAGCTGCTCTACCAGCCCGCCCCGGGCACCCTCTTCGGCGGCTGGGCGTGGACCGGCGCGGGCGACCTCGTCGTCTCCGAGGCCACGACGCAGTCCGGGCGCGGCGGCAGCCGGCTGCGGCTCGTGCCGCGAAACGGCGCGCCGCCCGAGACGCTGCTGTCGCTCCAGAAGCCGCCGGGCCGGCTCGACGTCGCCGGACCTGGCCGCGTCGTCATCGAACAGCGCTCCCCGATCCAGAACTTCGCGGAATGGCCTCTCGACCCGAATGGGGCGACGGGCGCGAGCGGCACGCCCCCGCGCTGGTGGACGAGGGGTGCCAGCGTCGACCGGCAGCCGGTCTTCTCACCGGACGGCACGCGGCTGGCGTTCAACTCCGATCGGGGCGGCAACCTCGACATCTGGGAGCTCGAGCTTTCGACCGGCGCCGTGCGCCGCCTGACGGTCGCTGCCGGCGACGACTGGGATCCCGCCTACACCCGCGACGGCCAGCACGTCCTGTGGAGCTCCAATCGCAGCGGCAGTTTCGAGGTCTGGATCGCCGAGAACGACGGCGGCCGTGCACGCCGCGTCACCGACGACGGGGTCGACGCGGAGAATCCCACCGCGACGCTCGACGGGGCCTGGATCGTCTACGTATCGGCGAACCCCGCGAAGAGCGGAATCTGGAAGATCCGGCCCGACGGTACCGAAGCGCAGCTCGTCGTGGCCGGGACCCTGGCCGTGCCCGAGCTCTCCCCGGACGGTCTCTGGTTTTCCTACATCGACACCGGGAACAACCTCCTCCGTGTCGTGGCGCTCTCGGACGGCTCCGACGTCGCCACGATCGGGCTGCCGCCGGTCCCGCTCGGTCTCCTGACGCTCGGGCGCAGCCGCTGGATCCCGGGATCCTCGACCCTCGTCTGGGTCGATTACGATTCCGAGTCCGGGGCGACGCGCCTCGTCTCCCAGGAGATCGTGCCCGGCCGCGACACGAACGCCACACGGCGAACGCTCCTCGTGGGCTCACCCGACTCGGTCCTCGAGTCGTTCGGCATCTCGCCCGACCGGACGCGACTCCTGGTTTCAGTCGACCAGAGCCGGTCGGATCTCCTGCTCGTCGACGGGCTCCGCGGGGTGGCCCGTTGATCGGCGCACGGCTCGGCGTGTACGAGATCACTGCCCCGCTCGGCGAGGGCGGGATGGGAGTCGTCTACCGCGCAACCGATTCGAAGCTGAAGCGCGAGGTCGCGATCAAGGTCCTGCCCGAGGCGTTCGCCGCCGACGCCGAGCGCCTCGCGCGCTTCGAGCGCGAGGCGCAGCTCCTCGCCCAGCTCCAGCACCCCAACATCGCCTCGATCTACGGCCTCGAGGAATCCGGCGGCGTGCGCGCTCTCGTGATGGAGCTCGTCGAGGGCGAAGACCTCGCCGAGCGGCTGAAGCGCGGACCGCTCCCTCTCGACGAGGCCCTCGCCGTCGCCCGCCAGATCGCCGAGGCCCTCGAGGCCGCGCACGAGAAGGGGATCGTCCACCGCGACCTCAAGCCCGCCAACGTCAAGCTCACGCCGGACGGCAAGGTCAAGGTCCTCGACTTCGGCCTCGCCAAGGCGATGGACGCGCCGGGCACCTCGTCGTCCGTCGACCTCGAGCACTCGCCCACGATGATGAACTCGCCCACGATGACGGCCGCCGGGAGCCGGGTCGGCGTCATCCTCGGCACCGCGTCGTACATGTCGCCCGAGCAGGCGCGTGGCAAGGCCGTCGACAGGCGCGCCGACATCTGGGCCTTCGGCGTCGTCCTCTGGGAGATGCTCGCAGGCCGGCGGCTCTTCGACGGCGAGACGGTGAGCGACGTGCTCGCCGCCGTCCTCACCCGCGAGCCGAACCTCGGCGCGCTGCCGGCGTCGACCCCGCCCGCCGTCCGCCAGCTCGTGCGGCGCTGCCTCGACCGTGACCCGATACGCCGCCTTCGGGACATCGGCGAGGCGCGCGTCCTCCTCGAGAATCCCGGCTCCGTCGAGCCGGAGCCGCGCACGACGCGCCGTCCGTGGCCGCGATGGGCGGTCGCGGCGCTGGCCGCGGTTCTCGTCGGCGCCGGCACCGTCGGCGGCGTCCTCGCGGGCCGACGAAGCCCCGCCGCCGCGAACGAAGACCTGCGCATGTCGCCGCTGACCTACCGTCGCGGCACGGTCCTCCGTGCCCGCTTCGCTCCCGACGGGCAGACCGTCGTCTACGGCGCGGCCTGGGACGGGGAGCCGGTGGGCGTCTACAGCGTGCGGCTCGACACCCGCGAGTCCCGGTCGATGGACGTGCCCGGCGCCGACGTCCTGGCCGTTTCCTCGGCGGGCGAGCTCGCCCTCGCGCTCGGGAACCGTTTCACGATCGGGTGGGAGAGCACGTCGACGCTCGCCCGCATGCCGCTTGGCGGCGGGGCCCCGCGCGAGGTCCTCGAGCGAGTCCAGGACGCCGACTGGTCTCCGGATGGACAGAGCCTGGCCGTCGTGCGCGAGGTCGGGCCTCTCCGGCGCCTCGAGTACCCGATCGGGAAGACCCTCCACGAGACGGGGGGCTGGATCTCCAGCGCGCGCGTCGGGCGCGACGGGAAGAGCGTCGCGTTCCTCGACCACCGCGCCCGCGGCGACAACACCGCCTCGGTGAAGGTCGTCGGACCGGACGGTGTGGTCCGGATCGTCTCCGCCTCGGCGGCCAACGGCCTCTCCTGGTCCGCTTCCGGTGAGGAGCTGTTCTTCCCGGGCGGAAACGGCCTCCGGGCCGCGAGCCTGTCCGGCCGGTCCCGCGTCCTCTTCCGCTCGCTCGGGGGAACGCACCTCAAGGACGTCTCGGCGGCCGGCCTCGTCCTCGTGACCCGCACGACGCAGCAGCGCGAGATCGTGGGGCGACCGCCCGGCGAGACCCGCGATCGCAACCTCTCGTGGCTCGACTGGTCCTTCCCCACCGCTCTCTCGGACGACGGCCGGCTCGTCCTCTTCGAGGAGCAGAACCTGGGGGCGGAGTACGGGCTCTTCCTGAGGCGGACCGACGGCGGCGCGCCCGTTCGCCTCGGGGACGGGCGTGCCCTCGCGTTGTCGCCCGACGGCAGGTGGGTCCTGACGACCCGGACCGCCGACGGCGAGCGCGAGCTCCTCCTCCTCCCGACGGGGGCTGGCGAAACGCGCCGCCTGGGCCGCCCCGCGATCGTCGCCTCCGCGGCCTCGTTCCTCCCGGGGGGCGAGCGCCTGGTTCTCTCCGGCAGCGTCGAGAGTGGAGGCGCGAGGCTCTACACCTTCGACCTGGCGACCGCGAAGCTCGCCCCGATCAGCCCCGAGGGGATCACCGCCTACTTCTGCGCGATCGCGTCGCCGGACGGACGCTTCGCGTTCGCGTCGAGCCCCGCGGGGAAGCTGACGCTCTACCCCGTCGGCGAGGGCGAGCCTCTCGTCGTTCCGGGAACGTCCTCTGACGACGTCCCGATCCGCTGGACGGAAGACGGGAAGGCGATCTTCGTCCGGAGCGAATCGGGCGTCCCCGCGAAAGTCGAACGGGTCGACGTGACGACCGGCGAACGCCAGCCGTGGCTCGAGCTCGTCCCCCCCGACCCCGCCGGCGTCCAGGGAATCGGCCCCATCCACCTGAGCGCGGACGGCCGGTCGTACGTCTACTCCTACCGCCGCAAGCTCGACCAGCTGTACGTCGTGAAGGGACTGCGTTGACCATGGGACTTTCTCCTGGTTCTCGCCTCGGCTCGTACGAAATCACCGCCCCCCTCGGCGAGGGCGGCATGGGAGTCGTCTACCGGGCGACCGACTCGAAGCTGAAGCGCGAGGTCGCGATCAAGGTCCTCCCGGAGGCGCTCGCGGCGGACGCGGACCGCCTCGCGCGTTTCGAGCGCGAGGCGCAGGTCCTCGCCCAGCTGCAGCACCCCAACATCGCCTCGATCTACGGCCTCGAGGAGTCGAACGGCGTGCGCGCCCTCGTCATGGAGCTCGTGCCCGGTGAGGACCTCTCCGAGCGGCTGAAGCGCGGGCCGCTCCCTCTCGACGAGGCCCTCGCCGTCGCGCGCCAGATCGCCGAGGCCCTCGAGGAGGCGCACGAGAAGGGGATCGTCCACCGCGACCTCAAGCCCGCCAACGTCAAGCTCACGCCGGAGGGCAAGGTCAAGGTCCTCGACTTCGGCCTCGCCAAGGCGATGGACCCCGCCGCGGGAAGCGCGTCCGCCGCCGACCTCGGGCGCTCCCCCACGATGATGAACTCCCCGACGATGACCGCCGCCCGCGGCACGCAGCTCGGCGTCATTCTCGGCACCGCGGCCTACATGGCGCCCGAGCAGGCCCGGGGGCAGACCGTCGACAAGCGGGCCGACATCTGGTCTTTCGGGGTCGTGCTCTCGGAGATGCTCACCGGGAAGGGCCTCTTCCGGGGCGAGACGGTCACCGACGTCCTCGCTTCCGTCGTCCGGGAGCCGATCGCCTGGGACGCGCTGCCGCCCGAAACGCCCGCGAGCGTCCGCGCCCTCTTGCGCCGCTGCCTCGAGCGCGATCCGAAGAACCGCATGCGCGACGTCGGCGAGGCGCGGATCGCCCTCGTCCAGGCGAGCGCGCCGAGTGCGGACGCCCCGCCGCCGGTGCGCGCCGCGGACCCTCCGGTGGCGCGTGGCCGGTGGCCGGTCGTCCTCGCCGCCGCGGCCGCCGCCGCGATCGTCACGTTCGGCCTGACGCGCGGACTCGTGTCTCCCGGTGCCGCGACGGCTGCACGGAGCGCTCGCGTCAGCATCGCGCTTCCCGAGGGGCACGAGCTGGGCTCGAGCCAGCTCAACCCGATCGCGATCTCCCGCGACGGGGCTCGCGTCGCCTACGTCGGCCTCAGGGACGGCAGGAACCGGATCTTCGTCCGCGCGCTGGACGCGCTCGAGGCGACGGCGCTCGAGGGCACCGAGGGCGGCGACGGGCCGTTCTTCTCCCCCGACGGGCGGTGGATCGGCTTCTTCGCGGGATCGAAGCTCCGCAAGATCGCGGTGGGCGGTGCGGCGCTTCAGGAGCTCGCCGAGGCGCCGAGCCACCGGGGCGGCGACTGGGGGGGCGACGGGTACCTCTACTTCGCGCCGGCCAACATCAGCGGCATCTGGCGCGTGCCCGAGGGAGGCGGCACCGCCACCGAGGTCACGCACGTGAACGCGGCTGCCGGCGAGATCAGCCATCGCTGGCCGCACCGCGTCGCGGGGACCGACACTCTCCTCTACTCGGTGTGGACCGGACCCGGCGACGACGAGCACCACGTGGCGGTGCAGACGCTGGGGAAGAAGGAGCACCACCTGCTCGTCAAGGGCGGCGACGCCCCGCGGTACGCCGCGGGTCCCGGGCTGCTCCTCTACACGCATCGCGGCCAGCTGTTCACGGTGCCGTGGCGGCCGTCGCAGCAGGACCTCGGCGGTGCAGTGCCGGTGGCGGCCGCCGAGCAGCCCAACGACGGCATCGGGAACGAGGGCTGCGGGAACTACGCCGTCTCCGACGACGGAACGCTCGCGTACCTCGGTGGCGGGCGGATCTCCGCCATGCGCCTGGTCTGGGTCGATCGGGCGAACGCGCTCGCTCCCCTGCCCCTTCCCGAGCGCGCCTACGAGAACGTGGCGATCTCGCCCGACGGGGGCCGGGCCGTGGTGCAGATCCGGGAGGGCACCACCCGGCTCTGGATCTACGACTTCGCCCGCGGCACGCTGACGCCGCTCGGCCCGGCCACCGCGAGCAGCCAGGCGCCGCTCTGGACGCCCGACGGCACGCACGTGATCTACCGGGGGACGCGCCAGGGAACGCGCAACCTCTACCGGATCCCGGTCGACGGCTCGGGCGACGAGGAACGCCTCACCTCGAAGGCCGGCGTGATCCAGACGCCCTCGTCGATCTCGTCGGACGGCCGCGTCCTCCTGTTCGACCAGAACGGACCGGCGGAGGCGGGAGGCGTCGGGGCCTGGGTGCTGCCGCTCGAGGGCGACCGCACGCCGCGCCGCCTCTTCCCCCTGCCGGCCACGGGCCGAGACGCCCAGATCTCGCCCGACGGCCGGTGGGTCGCCTACGAGGCGATCGTCTCGTCGCGCCAGGAGGTCTTCGTCGCACCCCTCTCGGGAGCCGGCGAGCGACGCCTCGTCTCGACCGAGGGCGGCACGGAGCCTCTCTGGTCGCGGGACGGCCGCGAGCTCTTCTTCCAGAGCGGCACCCGGCTGATGGGCGTCACCGTGACGCCCGGAGCGACGTTCTCCGCGAGCCTCCCGCGGGTCGTCCACGAGGGCCGGTTCTTCCGGACGATCAACGGGAACACGAGCTTCAGCATCACGAGGGACGGCGCCCGCTTCCTGCGCATCCAGCCGGTCAACCCGGAACCGGCCATCCGGCGCATCGAGCTGGTGCTCGACTGGTTCTCGGGGCTGAAAAGCAGGGGGAGCACCCGATGAGCCTTTCGCCTGGAACCCGGCTCGGAAGCTACGAGATCACCGGCCCGCTCGGCGAGGGCGGGATGGGCGTCGTCTACCGGGCGACCGACAGCAAGCTGAAGCGCGAGGTCGCGATCAAGGTCCTGCCCGAGGCGTTCGCCGCCGACGCCGAACGCCTCGCGCGCTTCGAGCGCGAAGCGCAGCTCCTCGCCCAGCTCCAGCACCCCAACATCGCCTCGATCTACGGCCTCGAGGAGTCCGGCGGCGTCCGCGCCCTCGTCCTGGAGCTCGTCGAGGGCGAAGACCTTTCCGAGCGGCTGAAGCGCGGGGCCCTCCCTCTCGAAGAGGCTCTCGCCATCGCCCGGCAGATCGCCGAGGCGCTCGAGGAGGCGCACGAGAAGGGGATCGTCCACCGCGACCTGAAGCCCGGCAACGTCAAGCTCACGCCGGACGGCAAGGTCAAGGTCCTCGACTTCGGCCTCGCCAAGGCGATGGACGCGCCGCCGGGGTCCGCCTCCGCGGTCGACCTCGCCCGCTCGCCCACGCTCATGAACTCGCCGACGATGACGGCCGCCCACGGAACGCAGCTCGGCGTCATCCTCGGCACCGCGGCCTACATGAGCCCCGAGCAGGCGCGGGGCGGCACGGTCGACAAGCGCGCCGACATCTGGGCGTTCGGCGTCGTCCTCCACGAGATGCTGACCGGC from Holophagales bacterium carries:
- a CDS encoding serine/threonine-protein kinase, with the translated sequence MIGARLGVYEITAPLGEGGMGVVYRATDSKLKREVAIKVLPEAFAADAERLARFEREAQLLAQLQHPNIASIYGLEESGGVRALVMELVEGEDLAERLKRGPLPLDEALAVARQIAEALEAAHEKGIVHRDLKPANVKLTPDGKVKVLDFGLAKAMDAPGTSSSVDLEHSPTMMNSPTMTAAGSRVGVILGTASYMSPEQARGKAVDRRADIWAFGVVLWEMLAGRRLFDGETVSDVLAAVLTREPNLGALPASTPPAVRQLVRRCLDRDPIRRLRDIGEARVLLENPGSVEPEPRTTRRPWPRWAVAALAAVLVGAGTVGGVLAGRRSPAAANEDLRMSPLTYRRGTVLRARFAPDGQTVVYGAAWDGEPVGVYSVRLDTRESRSMDVPGADVLAVSSAGELALALGNRFTIGWESTSTLARMPLGGGAPREVLERVQDADWSPDGQSLAVVREVGPLRRLEYPIGKTLHETGGWISSARVGRDGKSVAFLDHRARGDNTASVKVVGPDGVVRIVSASAANGLSWSASGEELFFPGGNGLRAASLSGRSRVLFRSLGGTHLKDVSAAGLVLVTRTTQQREIVGRPPGETRDRNLSWLDWSFPTALSDDGRLVLFEEQNLGAEYGLFLRRTDGGAPVRLGDGRALALSPDGRWVLTTRTADGERELLLLPTGAGETRRLGRPAIVASAASFLPGGERLVLSGSVESGGARLYTFDLATAKLAPISPEGITAYFCAIASPDGRFAFASSPAGKLTLYPVGEGEPLVVPGTSSDDVPIRWTEDGKAIFVRSESGVPAKVERVDVTTGERQPWLELVPPDPAGVQGIGPIHLSADGRSYVYSYRRKLDQLYVVKGLR
- a CDS encoding protein kinase codes for the protein MGLSPGSRLGSYEITAPLGEGGMGVVYRATDSKLKREVAIKVLPEALAADADRLARFEREAQVLAQLQHPNIASIYGLEESNGVRALVMELVPGEDLSERLKRGPLPLDEALAVARQIAEALEEAHEKGIVHRDLKPANVKLTPEGKVKVLDFGLAKAMDPAAGSASAADLGRSPTMMNSPTMTAARGTQLGVILGTAAYMAPEQARGQTVDKRADIWSFGVVLSEMLTGKGLFRGETVTDVLASVVREPIAWDALPPETPASVRALLRRCLERDPKNRMRDVGEARIALVQASAPSADAPPPVRAADPPVARGRWPVVLAAAAAAAIVTFGLTRGLVSPGAATAARSARVSIALPEGHELGSSQLNPIAISRDGARVAYVGLRDGRNRIFVRALDALEATALEGTEGGDGPFFSPDGRWIGFFAGSKLRKIAVGGAALQELAEAPSHRGGDWGGDGYLYFAPANISGIWRVPEGGGTATEVTHVNAAAGEISHRWPHRVAGTDTLLYSVWTGPGDDEHHVAVQTLGKKEHHLLVKGGDAPRYAAGPGLLLYTHRGQLFTVPWRPSQQDLGGAVPVAAAEQPNDGIGNEGCGNYAVSDDGTLAYLGGGRISAMRLVWVDRANALAPLPLPERAYENVAISPDGGRAVVQIREGTTRLWIYDFARGTLTPLGPATASSQAPLWTPDGTHVIYRGTRQGTRNLYRIPVDGSGDEERLTSKAGVIQTPSSISSDGRVLLFDQNGPAEAGGVGAWVLPLEGDRTPRRLFPLPATGRDAQISPDGRWVAYEAIVSSRQEVFVAPLSGAGERRLVSTEGGTEPLWSRDGRELFFQSGTRLMGVTVTPGATFSASLPRVVHEGRFFRTINGNTSFSITRDGARFLRIQPVNPEPAIRRIELVLDWFSGLKSRGSTR
- a CDS encoding serine/threonine-protein kinase, yielding MTLGLGSRLGPYEITAPLGEGGMGVVYRATDSKLKREVAIKVLPEAFAADAERLARFEREAQLLAQLQHPNIASIYGLEESNGVRALVMELVEGEDLAERLKRGPLPLDEALSVARQIAEALEAAHERGIVHRDLKPANVKVTPDGKVKVLDFGLAKAMDPPPGSASAADLARSPTLMNSPTMTAVRGTQVGVILGTAAYMSPEQARGGAVDKRADIWALGVVLHEMLTGRSLFAADTVSDTLAGVLKNEIDFAALPAGIPAALRHLLRRCLERSLRNRLHDVADARIVLDDLLAGRVEPGEEPAGKADAAAQRSRSWPSPWAVLGAGFVLGVLGATLLGHTVFAPAPVEPPTLVSLTYSGKDTGPSASPDGKTIAFTSSRDGRSRIWLKQLATGEEVALTAGPSDSTPRFSPDGSTLIFLRGSAAPYGLFRVPTVGGEPRRIADGLASEPSWAPDGRRIAITRASVPSGVPDTLLTVSADGDDERKVTLLTDAVLLDVRWSPDGLSIGALTNLRTNFAAQQSIVAFDAASGKRQLLYQPAPGTLFGGWAWTGAGDLVVSEATTQSGRGGSRLRLVPRNGAPPETLLSLQKPPGRLDVAGPGRVVIEQRSPIQNFAEWPLDPNGATGASGTPPRWWTRGASVDRQPVFSPDGTRLAFNSDRGGNLDIWELELSTGAVRRLTVAAGDDWDPAYTRDGQHVLWSSNRSGSFEVWIAENDGGRARRVTDDGVDAENPTATLDGAWIVYVSANPAKSGIWKIRPDGTEAQLVVAGTLAVPELSPDGLWFSYIDTGNNLLRVVALSDGSDVATIGLPPVPLGLLTLGRSRWIPGSSTLVWVDYDSESGATRLVSQEIVPGRDTNATRRTLLVGSPDSVLESFGISPDRTRLLVSVDQSRSDLLLVDGLRGVAR
- a CDS encoding protein kinase — its product is MTLAPGSRLGAYEITGPLGEGGMGVVYRATDSKLKREVAIKVLPHAFAADAERLARFEREAQLLAQLQHPSIASIYGLEESNGVRALVMELVEGEDLAERLKRGPLPLDEGLAVARQIAEALEAAHEKGIVHRDLKPANVKLTPDCKVKVLDFGLAKALDPAPASGSPRQSPTLMNSPTLTAAGTALGVILGTAAYMAPEQAKGQAVDRRADIWAFGVVLWECLSGKALFAADSVAETIGNVMTREPDAALLPRETPAAVRELLGRCLVRDPRHRLQAIGDARIALEELAAGPRREAVAGPAAPRGAVYARYALGAAIGASLAIGAFALAGRFRAESHAPGAGAGRESRRTEIVGLSVVDFSSVAISPDGSEVVGYDVTPSQSRLLRRSLDSFDIRPIPGTESGYNPFFSPDGQSIGFFGDQNLCVVRLDGSARRSLAEAGGFAAGSWGRDGSIVFSSQPPAGGAAAGLWRVPSAGGEPVRLTTVDAAQGERQHVYPQVLPDGRNVLYSIVGEVQSSVALVPLAGGASRPLLSSATRARYVPSGHLVYWDESRGRLSAVPFDLDRLAASGRPAELGLDLATTGDAIVSYDVSEEGTLVYSRTGQFGDDFTVERTDRNGRGTPLLAERASWAQPRVSPDGKTLLIRRSAQPDCTLWRLDLERGSLSRLGVEGDAHNPLWMPDGERILVSLTAAMGVGSRQVVEMRVDGAGSPTPLQKTGFAANAEAVSPDGRFVALTRDGRRERNDIFVHDRQSGETKPFLDTGFDEDHPAISPDGTLIAYAANDSGRREVYVRPFGAPGAKYAVSNSGGTGPVWSRDGRELFYAEGSKLMSVAVERSPRFAASVPRLLFENADFVWERVRNYDVLSDGSGFVFVRRGQATPSTRSLRVVSNWFTELERLAPKGARP